The proteins below are encoded in one region of Vicinamibacteria bacterium:
- a CDS encoding PadR family transcriptional regulator — protein MPRDTLGEFEQVVLLACLQLGDGAYTVPVIDEIEARTGRSVSHAAVYVALQRLESKGLVRSRLAESTAERGGRAKRYFRVTPRAIERLRQSREILLNMWRGLESIAK, from the coding sequence ATGCCGCGTGACACCCTCGGTGAGTTCGAACAAGTCGTCCTGCTCGCCTGCCTGCAACTTGGCGACGGTGCCTACACGGTTCCGGTCATCGACGAAATCGAAGCTCGAACCGGACGGAGCGTTTCTCACGCCGCGGTCTACGTCGCCCTCCAGAGGCTCGAAAGCAAGGGCCTGGTGCGCTCCCGGCTCGCCGAATCGACTGCCGAGCGAGGAGGCCGGGCCAAGCGCTATTTCCGCGTCACGCCTCGGGCGATCGAACGCCTCAGGCAGTCGCGCGAGATCTTGCTGAACATGTGGCGAGGTCTGGAGTCGATCGCTAAATGA